A portion of the Leptospira inadai serovar Lyme str. 10 genome contains these proteins:
- a CDS encoding helix-turn-helix domain-containing protein: MKNSLYIWDCHVLFAAWEETSAMHSLYAASILISVEKPARLFLPSEPAIEFTGVFIPPNRMYREMAKQTHVLNLNIDPDSLLFERIAGSLNAGIQVFDSSRIPNLSEIVMKAMSEDTTDAEAFIILQNLVNTIFGSILPYKESKALDNRVMTVVNHLHSLAHIPHPQEIKLGHLAKLVNLSEDRFRHLFKETLFISVRKYLLNLRLKVAAKNMPRCSNLTEAAHIAGFSDSAHFSRTFRATYGHRPSVVFRKSKRTRIRSIDESLTGI; encoded by the coding sequence ATGAAGAATTCCCTATATATTTGGGACTGCCATGTTTTATTTGCGGCTTGGGAAGAAACGAGCGCGATGCATAGCCTATACGCCGCGTCCATACTCATTTCAGTGGAAAAACCCGCTCGCCTTTTTCTTCCGTCGGAACCTGCAATCGAGTTCACGGGCGTTTTCATTCCGCCCAACCGAATGTATCGTGAAATGGCTAAGCAAACCCATGTTTTAAATTTAAATATAGATCCTGATTCGCTGCTCTTCGAAAGGATCGCAGGTAGTTTAAATGCGGGGATTCAAGTCTTTGATTCTAGCAGAATTCCGAATCTGTCGGAAATCGTAATGAAAGCGATGTCGGAGGACACCACCGACGCCGAAGCATTTATCATATTGCAGAATTTAGTGAATACGATTTTTGGATCGATTTTACCTTATAAAGAATCGAAAGCTTTGGATAATCGAGTTATGACGGTCGTGAATCATTTACATTCACTAGCGCATATACCGCATCCTCAAGAAATCAAACTCGGACATCTAGCTAAGCTGGTAAATTTATCCGAAGATAGGTTCAGACATTTATTCAAAGAAACTCTTTTCATTTCCGTTAGAAAATACTTATTAAATTTAAGACTCAAGGTAGCCGCCAAGAATATGCCCAGATGTTCGAATTTAACCGAAGCGGCTCATATTGCGGGCTTTTCCGACTCCGCTCATTTTAGCAGAACTTTCAGAGCTACGTATGGTCATAGACCTTCAGTCGTTTTTCGAAAGTCAAAACGAACTCGCATTCGATCTATCGACGAATCATTGACCGGAATTTAA
- a CDS encoding SpoIIE family protein phosphatase: MDLFQCNFYFFGSALASAFGLFVSQFFLSLKERTRPALHLGLFSFSFFIFHFGYAMGFSSSAEWTVYHRLIVIPSSMVIFIEILTFFFYFPEPKGVKIGNVIRIVLYAIAALFGVYYIYSSLKAPRAYNIGSHYWDFESHAFYKWFSLFVLLLTLFFVIAGVWRAFVSKGKERRAVIYFLIGFCIVGVLPGIMNSLSRDGSVSRASYQQTADLSLVIGLFLIVILYANVTEERTTILSRITAITMATCLLTLQLVGYFVLSGYDDSFDQIRNQEIKAVVNDGETPEGLVYLTSYSPKSDTFNFPYKTGNVSLDTRSEFQIRFTHLRILLCNLGNLRGKERWKKSQTVLEDAPPEFFVYKAGIKEFLTSKNESNVSDSEMASFLNMLSDRFGVIRSKYLHLPDKADKSGVLNLLKDKNPSISAGLAILKQSLENESLQADGKASEKILLPISSMVEPGKRIYRILKSNPEGSGTDTFTVSYMYKRPDNDSFFEIGFRYGMLRNFIHIPSLIFVYSLIAVVLAVSIGFRYFFRLALVIPLNEVVDGLQAINAGDLNYRLQPRVEDEVGFIARSFNRMARSIQAGRKRLDKYAKELEHKVKERTIELENTLNEVRELKRLQDGDFFLTSLLIKPLGSNKSESKDVKVDFFLEQKKKFTFKNREDEIGGDLNVSNNIRLNGQPYVVFLNGDAMGKSMQGAGGALVLGAVLESIVERTKNVESVRSKSPERWMKDTFIELHKVFESFEGSMLVSCMMGLLDETTGSLLFLNAEHPRAVLYKDGKASFIGDKFNCRKLGTTGIEGKIRIETFQLSPGDSIIVGSDGRDDILIGNASDGNRIINDDEELFLRMVEEGEGNLNNIYEAILREGELIDDLSMIRLSYKGEFLLDNFVDGDYSNRIKELLSEAKKAENEENLAEAIAILEKIEALDPKVPIVKKKLIKLFLKNGKYDQAARYAEDYLQLRPIDNEILFISSVIARKVGELNKAVELGERLRLRDPEHLNNLISLSRVYMTLKNYERSKILLSAALKINPKSETASKLSNTLSKITSSS, translated from the coding sequence ATGGATTTGTTTCAATGCAATTTTTATTTCTTTGGCTCCGCTTTAGCGAGCGCCTTCGGACTTTTCGTCTCACAATTCTTCCTTTCCCTCAAGGAAAGAACCCGCCCCGCTCTTCACCTGGGTTTATTCAGCTTTTCTTTTTTCATTTTTCACTTCGGTTATGCGATGGGATTCAGCTCGTCGGCTGAATGGACGGTCTATCACAGATTAATTGTCATTCCGTCATCGATGGTCATTTTCATTGAGATCCTAACCTTTTTCTTTTATTTTCCGGAACCGAAGGGAGTGAAAATCGGGAATGTGATTCGGATCGTTCTATATGCGATCGCGGCCCTTTTCGGCGTTTATTATATTTATTCTTCCTTAAAAGCCCCGAGAGCGTACAACATAGGAAGTCATTATTGGGACTTCGAAAGTCACGCATTCTATAAATGGTTCTCACTTTTTGTACTATTATTGACTTTGTTTTTCGTCATCGCAGGAGTTTGGCGGGCTTTCGTATCCAAGGGAAAAGAAAGGAGGGCGGTTATTTATTTTCTCATAGGATTCTGCATCGTCGGCGTTCTTCCGGGAATCATGAACTCCCTAAGCAGGGACGGTTCGGTATCAAGAGCCTCGTATCAGCAGACCGCCGATTTGTCATTAGTAATCGGTTTATTCTTAATCGTCATCCTTTACGCAAACGTTACGGAAGAGAGAACTACGATTTTGAGCCGGATCACCGCCATAACGATGGCAACCTGCCTCTTAACTCTGCAACTCGTAGGATACTTCGTTTTAAGCGGATATGACGACTCTTTCGATCAAATTCGGAACCAGGAAATCAAGGCCGTTGTTAACGATGGAGAAACCCCCGAAGGACTGGTCTACCTGACATCCTATTCCCCGAAATCGGATACATTCAATTTTCCTTATAAAACAGGGAACGTATCCTTGGATACCCGCTCGGAATTCCAGATTCGTTTTACTCATCTCCGAATTTTACTTTGCAATCTCGGAAATTTAAGGGGAAAAGAACGATGGAAAAAATCGCAAACCGTCTTGGAAGACGCTCCACCGGAATTCTTCGTCTACAAAGCGGGAATTAAGGAATTCTTAACATCGAAAAACGAATCGAACGTTTCCGATTCGGAAATGGCTTCATTCCTTAATATGCTCTCGGACCGATTCGGTGTTATCCGAAGTAAATATCTTCACCTTCCGGACAAAGCCGACAAATCCGGCGTCCTTAATTTATTGAAGGATAAGAACCCCTCCATTTCGGCCGGACTCGCGATTCTGAAGCAAAGTCTGGAAAATGAATCCCTTCAGGCGGACGGGAAAGCTTCCGAGAAAATTTTGCTACCGATCTCCTCCATGGTGGAACCCGGAAAGAGGATTTATCGGATTCTGAAATCGAATCCTGAGGGAAGCGGAACCGATACTTTCACGGTTTCTTACATGTATAAGCGCCCCGATAACGATTCTTTCTTCGAGATCGGCTTTCGATACGGTATGTTGAGAAATTTTATTCATATACCTTCCCTGATATTCGTATATTCGCTCATTGCGGTCGTTCTTGCCGTCTCGATCGGTTTCAGATATTTCTTTCGATTGGCCTTAGTCATTCCGTTAAACGAAGTCGTCGACGGATTGCAGGCGATCAACGCCGGAGATTTGAATTATAGATTGCAGCCCAGAGTGGAGGACGAAGTGGGTTTTATCGCGAGATCCTTCAATCGAATGGCGAGATCCATTCAGGCAGGACGAAAACGTCTCGATAAATATGCAAAGGAATTAGAGCATAAAGTAAAAGAGCGCACGATCGAACTGGAAAATACTCTTAACGAAGTGCGGGAGCTAAAGCGCTTACAGGACGGAGATTTTTTTCTTACTTCCCTTTTAATCAAACCCCTCGGATCTAATAAATCCGAAAGCAAGGACGTAAAGGTTGATTTCTTCCTCGAACAAAAAAAGAAATTCACGTTTAAAAACCGCGAGGACGAAATCGGCGGGGACCTGAACGTTTCGAATAATATCCGACTAAACGGGCAGCCCTACGTCGTGTTCTTAAACGGAGACGCCATGGGAAAATCGATGCAAGGAGCGGGAGGAGCGTTAGTCTTAGGAGCGGTTCTGGAATCCATAGTCGAGCGGACCAAAAACGTGGAGTCCGTTCGTTCAAAATCGCCGGAACGATGGATGAAGGATACTTTTATAGAACTTCATAAAGTATTCGAAAGTTTCGAAGGTTCGATGCTCGTTTCTTGCATGATGGGCTTACTCGATGAAACGACTGGATCCTTACTTTTTTTAAATGCGGAACATCCCCGAGCGGTCCTTTATAAGGATGGAAAGGCTAGTTTTATCGGAGATAAATTCAATTGTCGCAAACTGGGTACTACCGGAATAGAAGGAAAGATCAGGATCGAAACGTTCCAATTGTCCCCCGGCGATAGTATTATCGTAGGCTCCGACGGCCGGGACGATATTCTGATCGGGAATGCCTCCGACGGAAATCGAATCATCAACGACGATGAGGAACTTTTCCTGCGAATGGTAGAAGAAGGTGAAGGAAATCTGAATAACATTTACGAGGCGATATTGCGCGAAGGAGAATTGATCGACGATCTTTCCATGATTCGCTTATCATACAAGGGTGAATTCTTGCTCGACAATTTCGTCGATGGAGATTATTCGAATCGCATAAAGGAATTATTATCCGAAGCCAAAAAGGCCGAAAACGAGGAAAACTTAGCGGAAGCGATAGCCATCCTCGAGAAAATCGAAGCTCTCGATCCGAAAGTGCCGATAGTAAAGAAAAAACTAATTAAACTTTTTCTCAAGAACGGGAAATACGATCAAGCCGCACGCTACGCCGAGGATTATCTTCAATTACGACCTATCGATAACGAAATTCTTTTCATCTCTTCGGTGATTGCAAGGAAGGTCGGAGAACTCAATAAAGCCGTCGAGTTAGGAGAAAGACTACGACTAAGGGATCCGGAACATTTAAATAATCTAATAAGCCTCTCAAGAGTTTATATGACGTTGAAAAATTACGAAAGAAGTAAAATTCTGCTGTCTGCAGCCCTCAAAATTAATCCGAAGTCGGAGACGGCTTCCAAATTATCCAACACATTAAGCAAAATTACGTCCAGCTCTTAG
- a CDS encoding acyl-CoA dehydrogenase family protein — translation MNFEFNEEHLTLRESVREFVEEKIKPIASKIDEEHKIPEDLISQVAEMGFLGSYLPEKYQGAGLDILSYVIIIEEVSKACASTGVLISGHTSLACDPIYRFGTDTQKEKWLPDLALGRKIGCFLLTEPDAGSDVANLTTTYRKDGDQYILNGSKNFITNGAHLGTGVVFATSDRSLKHKGVSAFILDLKSEGVVILKNENKLGIRGSYTTAFALDEVRIPMENLLGAEHQGFKISMETLNGGRIGIAAQALGIGEGAFERSISYAKDRKQFGKPIADLQAIQFKLADMFTRLEQSKMLTYRAAWAKENLPNYALESAMCKVSASEAATFVTKEAIQIHGGYGFITDYEVERMFRDAKITEIYEGTSEIQRVVISKMLLQ, via the coding sequence ATGAATTTTGAATTTAATGAAGAGCACTTAACATTGAGGGAGAGTGTTCGAGAATTCGTGGAAGAGAAAATCAAGCCCATCGCTTCCAAAATCGACGAAGAACATAAAATACCGGAAGATCTTATATCCCAGGTCGCCGAAATGGGATTTCTCGGGAGTTACTTACCCGAGAAATATCAGGGAGCCGGTCTGGACATTCTTTCTTACGTTATTATAATAGAAGAAGTTTCGAAAGCTTGTGCCTCTACGGGAGTATTGATTTCGGGCCATACTTCCCTTGCGTGTGATCCGATTTATCGATTCGGAACGGATACGCAAAAAGAGAAGTGGCTTCCTGACTTGGCGTTAGGTCGTAAAATCGGCTGTTTCCTGCTTACAGAACCGGATGCCGGCAGCGACGTGGCCAATTTGACTACGACATATCGGAAGGATGGTGATCAGTATATTCTGAATGGAAGTAAGAATTTCATCACTAACGGGGCGCATCTAGGGACAGGCGTCGTATTTGCCACCTCGGATCGAAGCCTGAAGCATAAAGGTGTCAGCGCTTTCATACTAGATTTGAAGTCGGAAGGCGTGGTTATTCTAAAGAACGAAAATAAGCTCGGAATCCGAGGCAGCTATACGACCGCTTTCGCTTTAGACGAAGTGCGAATCCCTATGGAAAATCTTTTGGGAGCGGAGCATCAAGGTTTTAAGATAAGCATGGAAACCTTAAACGGTGGGCGCATCGGTATCGCAGCACAGGCACTAGGGATCGGGGAAGGGGCGTTTGAAAGATCGATATCATACGCGAAGGATCGCAAGCAATTCGGAAAGCCGATCGCGGATCTGCAAGCCATTCAGTTTAAACTAGCGGATATGTTTACCAGACTGGAACAGAGTAAGATGCTTACCTATCGTGCCGCTTGGGCAAAGGAAAATTTGCCCAATTATGCCCTAGAATCGGCGATGTGCAAAGTTTCCGCCTCCGAAGCTGCGACATTCGTTACAAAGGAAGCGATTCAGATTCACGGAGGATACGGATTCATTACGGACTACGAAGTGGAAAGAATGTTTCGCGATGCTAAGATTACCGAAATCTACGAAGGAACCAGCGAGATACAAAGAGTCGTGATTTCCAAGATGCTATTGCAATAA
- a CDS encoding sigma-54-dependent transcriptional regulator, which yields MYLQFLTLSFLIAVLLCLLGVLYCLEVRNKISGIKELTISFVCLAFLYSACVYASVELDPRGAQHRWISVTASLFAAVFFQVFFFKFPSKIFIKNSNIIFQVELLISFAVSAWFYWETRQESKTFHFNGHYWDLTATFQGRIVAFYSLLLSFGIVIVAAVQILRNQGQKRIALIGILFAFFLTFIVPTVFLALFRLGRVNAYVFVNVFAISVIAGFFVFHVFFVSYGNLQTSLAVRILTIVLAMALSVSQVMLGGLSHSIENEYDSLQSARIADLKSLPGAKNLVFISDILENPRNTISSDRPYVPLGSRSYFISADGKPIVVYRNETAKVEVGFSYESYRNFIHHYILDWAIRLIASLFILIVGFLIFMKISILNPLLELLQGVDRVEGGELSVQVEVRNRDEIGLLTKAFNSMVNAMREARQELQQYTSNLERTILERDSIYDAVPQERNLVNKTLIYASRSMQAVVDRVERIANKEQPVLITGETGTGKEIIAAFIHELGRGSDRPFVPINCAAVPVNLWESQIFGHSKGAFTDAKSDYAGLVTEAKGGTLFFDEIGEMPIEIQPKILRLLQERKYKNVGGRMELNAECRIIFATHRNLKEMASKGTFREDLYYRINVFEINIPPLRERRSDIPFLVNRFLENYSKQMEIEKPSISEEVMDLFLQFSWPGNIRELENCIIRTLVHFKGDTINVSDLPPEIVELKISKSENTSLVPVTNSAYIAGFEPLVSMYSRRLIEAALSQCAGNKSEAARLLKISRGKLQYQMRQLGMD from the coding sequence TTTTTTTTCAGGTTTTCTTTTTCAAATTCCCGTCTAAAATTTTCATAAAGAATTCGAATATTATTTTTCAAGTCGAGCTTCTGATTAGTTTTGCCGTGTCCGCTTGGTTTTATTGGGAAACAAGACAAGAAAGTAAAACGTTTCATTTTAACGGGCATTATTGGGATTTAACGGCCACGTTTCAAGGTCGAATCGTGGCATTCTATTCGTTGCTTCTTTCATTCGGAATCGTTATAGTAGCGGCTGTTCAAATTTTGCGGAACCAAGGCCAGAAAAGAATCGCACTGATCGGGATTCTTTTCGCATTTTTCCTTACCTTCATTGTACCTACCGTGTTTCTCGCACTGTTTCGTTTGGGACGAGTAAACGCCTACGTATTTGTGAATGTATTTGCAATTTCCGTAATCGCCGGCTTTTTCGTGTTTCATGTTTTTTTCGTAAGCTACGGAAACCTTCAGACTTCTTTAGCCGTGAGAATTCTTACTATCGTTCTTGCAATGGCGCTTTCCGTTTCGCAGGTGATGCTTGGGGGATTAAGTCATTCGATTGAAAACGAATATGACAGTCTTCAATCTGCTCGCATAGCGGATTTAAAATCTCTTCCCGGCGCAAAGAATCTGGTTTTCATATCCGATATTTTAGAAAATCCTAGGAATACTATTTCTTCCGACCGGCCCTACGTGCCGCTCGGGTCCAGATCATATTTTATATCCGCAGACGGAAAACCGATCGTCGTTTATCGAAACGAAACTGCAAAAGTCGAAGTCGGTTTCAGCTACGAATCGTATCGTAATTTCATACATCATTATATTCTGGATTGGGCTATTCGATTAATAGCGAGTCTTTTTATTTTAATCGTCGGGTTCCTGATATTTATGAAAATCTCAATCCTTAATCCGCTTTTAGAGCTGTTGCAAGGAGTAGATCGAGTGGAAGGCGGAGAATTATCCGTTCAAGTCGAAGTGCGCAATCGTGATGAAATCGGTCTTCTTACTAAGGCCTTCAACTCGATGGTTAACGCGATGAGAGAAGCTCGCCAAGAATTACAGCAGTACACTTCCAACCTCGAACGGACGATTTTAGAAAGAGATTCGATTTATGATGCGGTTCCGCAGGAAAGAAATCTAGTCAATAAGACGCTTATTTATGCTAGCAGAAGTATGCAGGCAGTCGTGGATCGAGTGGAGCGAATTGCCAACAAAGAGCAGCCCGTCTTGATAACCGGAGAGACGGGTACCGGAAAAGAAATAATCGCTGCGTTTATTCACGAACTGGGAAGAGGGAGCGATCGGCCGTTTGTTCCTATCAATTGTGCAGCAGTGCCTGTGAATCTTTGGGAGAGTCAGATTTTTGGACATTCCAAAGGAGCTTTTACGGATGCGAAATCGGACTATGCGGGCTTAGTCACGGAAGCTAAAGGAGGAACATTATTTTTTGATGAAATAGGAGAAATGCCTATTGAAATTCAGCCGAAAATATTAAGACTTTTGCAGGAACGAAAGTATAAGAACGTCGGAGGTAGAATGGAATTAAACGCGGAATGTCGGATTATTTTTGCAACGCATCGCAATCTAAAGGAAATGGCCTCAAAGGGAACTTTTCGAGAAGATCTGTATTATCGTATTAACGTTTTTGAAATCAACATACCTCCTTTAAGGGAGAGGCGGTCCGATATTCCATTTTTAGTGAATCGATTTTTAGAAAACTATTCTAAACAGATGGAAATTGAAAAGCCTTCAATTAGCGAAGAGGTGATGGATTTATTTTTGCAATTTTCTTGGCCGGGGAATATTCGAGAATTAGAAAATTGTATTATTCGCACACTTGTGCATTTTAAAGGGGATACGATCAACGTGTCGGATCTCCCTCCCGAAATAGTGGAATTGAAGATTTCAAAATCGGAAAATACATCATTAGTTCCCGTTACCAATAGCGCATATATAGCCGGCTTCGAACCGTTAGTTTCCATGTATTCTAGAAGATTAATCGAAGCGGCATTAAGTCAATGTGCTGGAAACAAATCGGAAGCGGCACGTCTTTTGAAAATTTCGAGAGGAAAATTACAATATCAAATGAGACAACTAGGAATGGATTAG
- a CDS encoding 3-hydroxyacyl-CoA dehydrogenase NAD-binding domain-containing protein, translating into MIRLGVVGAGQMGSGISQVLAQSGYHVRLFDINEQQLEKSIGSIEQNLGRLAKKGLFPESEINAAISRIDKVDDLGELEDADCIIEAVSEDEKNKISLFERLDKIAKKESILASNTSSISITRIASSTSRPEKVIGLHFMNPVPMMKLVEIIRGHNTSDSTYEAARALVEKLGKESCVSEDYPAFIVNRVLIPMINEAIFAVYEGVGKPEEIDKGMKLGTNQPMGPITLADFIGLDTCLAVMNVLFSGFKEPKYRPCPLLVKMVEAGHLGRKSGKGFYSYTN; encoded by the coding sequence ATGATTAGGTTAGGGGTTGTGGGCGCCGGGCAAATGGGTTCGGGAATTTCGCAAGTGTTGGCACAGAGCGGTTATCATGTACGATTATTCGACATCAACGAGCAGCAGTTGGAAAAATCGATCGGTAGCATAGAACAGAATTTGGGGAGACTAGCTAAGAAAGGATTATTTCCCGAATCGGAGATCAATGCGGCGATTTCCAGAATCGACAAAGTCGACGACCTCGGCGAGTTAGAGGATGCGGATTGTATCATCGAAGCCGTTAGTGAAGACGAAAAGAATAAAATAAGTCTATTTGAACGATTGGATAAGATTGCGAAGAAAGAATCCATCCTCGCGTCGAATACCTCTTCCATTTCGATAACTAGAATCGCCTCGTCGACAAGTCGGCCCGAAAAGGTGATCGGACTGCATTTCATGAATCCGGTTCCTATGATGAAATTAGTGGAAATCATTCGCGGCCATAATACTTCCGACAGCACTTATGAAGCGGCTCGAGCACTTGTGGAGAAGCTAGGAAAGGAATCCTGTGTGTCGGAAGACTATCCCGCGTTCATCGTTAATCGCGTACTAATTCCCATGATTAACGAGGCCATTTTTGCCGTTTATGAGGGAGTCGGAAAACCGGAAGAAATCGATAAAGGGATGAAACTCGGAACGAATCAGCCGATGGGCCCGATTACCTTGGCGGACTTTATCGGGTTAGATACTTGTCTCGCGGTTATGAACGTTTTGTTTAGCGGGTTTAAGGAGCCGAAATATAGGCCTTGTCCCCTGCTCGTAAAAATGGTCGAAGCCGGGCATCTGGGAAGGAAATCCGGGAAGGGATTTTATAGTTACACGAATTAG